In Desulfofustis limnaeus, the genomic stretch TAGCGAACCATTCTTCTTTTCGATCGTTTCATAGGCGATGTTGACCGACCGGGCCGTGATCAAGGCCCGCGTCTGTCGTTCGTCGGCGGCCAGGTGCAGGTAGGTGAAGACGATCTGGTTCTCCCGGATCGACTCGTATTCGGACGGTTGCGGCTCCTTGACGTGCATGATCATATCACAGGCGCCATACACCTCGCCAGGCGTCTCGACGATGGTGGCGCCGGCGGCGCGATACTCATCATCCGCAAAACCGGCACCGGCACCGGCGCCGGTTTCCACGAGCACCTGATGCCGATTGGCAACCATGGTGGCTACCCCGGTGGGGATCATGCATACCCGATTCTCCATCACTTTGACCTCTTTCAAGACACCGATTTTCACTGTTTTTTTCTCCTCGCTAAGAAAAGACGTGGATCAGCTGGTTCCGCAGGCCGACAGACCGGCGGCTTCCCGCCTTTCGACCTGTACGCACTTTCGAGAACCTTTCAAGCTCCGCTTTCCGCGGCCTTCCGCACCGCCTCGACCACCCGGTCAACCTGCTCTCTGCTGATGGTCAGGGCCGGGGCGAAGTTCATCACCGTATTGAGCCCGGTGATGCTGCTGTTGGTCCGGGCGACAATAACATTCTGGGCAAACACCTTGCCGACGATCCTGGCCATCTCTGCTTCGGATACCGGCTCCTTGGTGGCCTTGTCACGAACGAACTCCACGCCGCAGAACAACCCGACACCGCGAACGTCACCGACTATCGGCAACTCCAGCAACTCCTGCAATCGCTGGAGCAGATAGGCGCCCATGTCCCGCGACCGCTCCACCAACCCCTCATCTTCGATAATCTTCATCGTCTCCAGGGCAGCCGCCATGGGCCCGGTGCAGCCACCGTACGTGCTGATATCACGAAAAAAATTCAACCGTGTCCGGGGATCGTCCGGATCGTTGAGAAACAGGTCGTAGATATGCTGCTTGACCACTGTGGCCGAAAGCGGCTCATACGAGCTGGCCATCCCTTTGGCCATGGTCACCATGTCGGCATCGACGCCGTAGTGCTCGTGCCCCCAGAACCTTCCGGTACGACCGAACCCACAGACGACCTCATCAAGGATCAACCACACCTCGTGCTTCCGGCAAATCTCCTGGATGATGGGAAAATATTCCGGAACCGGAGCGATTATCCCGCCACCGGCGGTGACCGGTTCAACGATCAGGCCGCCCACCGTCTCCGGGCCTTCTTGTTTAATAATATCATCG encodes the following:
- a CDS encoding aminotransferase family protein; translation: MKAPAYDPEEMVKGDKEYLWHHLKQHQVFKTAEQLIPVKGEGLIVTDIRGREFLDATSGGVWSVIVGYGRESIARVVCEQLQTMPYFAGAYGNVPAITLARNLLEKLPGMGKVYFSNSGSEANEKAFKLIRQAARFVSARQGKFKILFRDRDYHGTTFGAMSASGHVERKKHFEPLLEGFVEFPHCCCYRCPFDMAYPGCSIECARVVDDIIKQEGPETVGGLIVEPVTAGGGIIAPVPEYFPIIQEICRKHEVWLILDEVVCGFGRTGRFWGHEHYGVDADMVTMAKGMASSYEPLSATVVKQHIYDLFLNDPDDPRTRLNFFRDISTYGGCTGPMAAALETMKIIEDEGLVERSRDMGAYLLQRLQELLELPIVGDVRGVGLFCGVEFVRDKATKEPVSEAEMARIVGKVFAQNVIVARTNSSITGLNTVMNFAPALTISREQVDRVVEAVRKAAESGA